In Flavobacterium endoglycinae, one DNA window encodes the following:
- a CDS encoding glycoside hydrolase family 31 protein, producing MKNSQLTKLFSAFMLGFVLTPKASAQIQNADVLNAPIDISKDFQNYLNTFYFADELASFDPATGKGTIKYLRYNYKTRQAFNNMMMKPDVEKANEFPTTEYAESPVLPFEIQFVSDRTLRIKATSRPQFNPQATSLMLVDGLAPNHPELWKYSKIEGGHSYTSKHGKVEILTKPWHVKIYDEKGKLLTSTLHDTDFKNTYTPTLPFSYVRRNSDYSRSMGAAFSLEPDEKIFGCGESFTQFNKRGSKVVLWADDANGIQNETMYKPIPFYMSSRGYGVFIHHSTPITVDFGKYFSSANEMYIGDDEADLFFFIGEPKDILDQYTNLTGKAAMPPLWSFGFWMSRITYFSEKEGRDVARDLRKYKIPTDVIHFDTGWFDVDWRNNYEFAKSRFPDATKMMSDLKKDGFQVCLWQLPYFTPKNTLFPEIMDKNLAVRDRKGNLPYEDAVLDFSNPETISWYQGKLKKLFDEGVAVFKVDFGEAAPPDGIYHSGRTGFYEHNLYPLRYNKAVAEITQKEKGYTLIWARSTWAGSQRYPLHWGGDSETTNGAMSAELRGGLSLGLSGFSFWSHDVGGFATKSPENIYRRWTPFGMFTSHVRSHGEPPREPWLYSKDFLEGFRKADNMRYELMPYIYAQAKESSQKGLPMMRALFVEYPNDPGAWLVDNQYLFGSSMLVAPLFEEVEERDVYLPEGTWIDYQTKKVYQSGWHKIKAGEVPIVVLVKDGTALPHIGLAQSTKDMDWSKLTLKVFASDKTTSASAKVYLPNGEAVQEIKVTKNGNNFDVTTNPLNGKTTFKTEWAK from the coding sequence ATGAAAAACTCACAACTAACCAAATTGTTTTCAGCTTTTATGCTTGGATTTGTTTTGACGCCAAAAGCTTCAGCACAAATTCAAAACGCAGATGTATTGAACGCACCAATCGATATCAGTAAAGATTTTCAGAACTATCTGAACACTTTTTATTTCGCAGACGAACTAGCTTCTTTTGATCCTGCAACAGGAAAAGGAACGATTAAATATTTGAGATACAATTATAAAACACGTCAGGCTTTCAACAACATGATGATGAAACCGGATGTGGAAAAAGCAAACGAATTCCCAACAACAGAATATGCAGAATCTCCTGTATTGCCATTCGAAATTCAGTTTGTTTCAGACAGAACCCTTCGTATCAAAGCGACTTCTAGACCACAATTTAATCCGCAGGCAACATCTTTAATGTTGGTTGACGGATTGGCGCCGAATCATCCAGAATTATGGAAATATTCAAAAATTGAAGGCGGTCACAGTTATACAAGCAAACACGGAAAAGTTGAAATTTTGACAAAACCTTGGCACGTAAAAATCTACGATGAAAAAGGAAAACTGCTAACAAGCACGCTTCACGATACTGATTTTAAAAACACCTATACGCCAACGCTTCCGTTTTCTTATGTTCGCAGAAACAGCGACTATTCAAGAAGTATGGGCGCTGCGTTCAGTTTAGAACCAGACGAAAAAATATTTGGTTGCGGAGAATCATTCACACAATTCAACAAACGCGGTTCAAAAGTAGTTTTATGGGCAGATGATGCAAACGGAATCCAAAATGAAACCATGTACAAACCAATTCCGTTTTACATGAGCAGTCGTGGATACGGAGTTTTCATACACCATTCAACACCAATTACAGTTGATTTCGGAAAATATTTTTCAAGTGCAAACGAAATGTACATTGGAGACGACGAAGCCGATTTGTTTTTCTTCATCGGAGAACCAAAAGATATTTTAGATCAATACACTAATTTGACTGGAAAAGCTGCAATGCCGCCACTTTGGTCATTTGGTTTCTGGATGAGCCGTATTACGTATTTCTCAGAAAAAGAAGGCCGTGACGTTGCCAGAGATTTGCGTAAATATAAAATCCCAACAGACGTAATTCACTTCGACACAGGTTGGTTTGATGTAGATTGGAGAAACAACTACGAGTTTGCAAAATCTCGTTTCCCAGATGCAACAAAAATGATGTCTGATTTGAAAAAAGACGGTTTCCAAGTTTGTCTTTGGCAATTGCCTTATTTTACTCCAAAGAACACTTTGTTCCCAGAAATTATGGATAAAAACTTGGCAGTAAGAGACAGAAAAGGAAATCTTCCGTATGAAGATGCGGTTTTAGATTTCTCAAATCCAGAAACGATTTCTTGGTACCAAGGAAAATTGAAAAAGTTATTTGACGAAGGAGTTGCCGTTTTCAAAGTAGATTTTGGAGAAGCAGCACCGCCAGACGGAATTTACCATTCAGGAAGAACAGGTTTCTATGAGCACAATTTATATCCTTTAAGATACAACAAAGCAGTTGCCGAAATCACGCAGAAAGAAAAAGGATATACTTTAATCTGGGCAAGAAGCACTTGGGCAGGAAGTCAGCGTTATCCGTTGCATTGGGGTGGAGATTCTGAAACTACAAACGGCGCAATGTCGGCAGAATTGCGCGGCGGACTTTCATTAGGATTAAGCGGATTCAGTTTCTGGAGTCACGATGTTGGAGGATTTGCAACTAAATCTCCTGAGAACATTTACAGAAGATGGACACCATTCGGAATGTTTACATCTCACGTAAGAAGCCACGGAGAGCCACCTCGCGAACCTTGGTTGTACAGCAAAGATTTCTTGGAAGGATTTAGAAAAGCAGATAATATGCGTTACGAATTAATGCCCTATATCTATGCTCAAGCAAAAGAAAGTTCTCAAAAAGGATTGCCAATGATGCGTGCATTATTTGTAGAATATCCAAACGATCCAGGAGCTTGGTTAGTGGATAATCAATATTTATTCGGATCAAGTATGTTGGTTGCACCGCTTTTTGAAGAAGTTGAAGAAAGAGACGTTTACCTTCCAGAAGGAACTTGGATTGATTATCAAACTAAAAAAGTCTACCAATCTGGCTGGCATAAAATCAAAGCGGGCGAAGTGCCAATCGTAGTTTTAGTAAAAGACGGAACGGCATTACCTCACATCGGTTTAGCACAATCGACAAAAGATATGGATTGGAGCAAACTGACCTTAAAAGTATTCGCTAGCGATAAAACAACTTCGGCTTCAGCCAAAGTTTATTTGCCAAACGGAGAGGCTGTACAAGAAATAAAAGTGACCAAAAACGGAAACAATTTTGATGTAACAACAAATCCATTAAACGGAAAAACCACTTTCAAAACCGAGTGGGCAAAATAA
- a CDS encoding glycoside hydrolase family 97 protein: MKNYLILPAVLFSIAVGYCQKTKNAYELASPNGQNKIKFELVKNAPKYAVSHGKTEVISPSEMGFVLKGNEDLSTNFEIKGAKTSTFDETWVQVWGEKKNIRNHYNQLVVDLQQKTGNKRKLQIQFRAFDDGVAFRYVYPKQNVKDSIFIMDEKTTFNLKEDGKAWWIPANRENRDEYLFKDAPVSTLDTVLTPLTIESKSGLALSFHEANLYDFASMTLVNTKGTELKSDLVPWADGVKVRVKDSFTSSWRTIQIGENPGELITSYLVLNLNEPNKLKNTNSYFKPYKYLGIWWGMHIGKYTFWESDKQGATTKHAEEYIDFTAKEGFHHLLIEGWNKGWTPGWYENRMHMFSFTKSADNFDLEKVVEYGKKKNIELIGYHETGSNLINYLKEVDEGFALYKKLGIHTVKIGHVGSKLNMKQMHFGQFGVNYFRYILEKTAQYDLAVLYHESIKDTGERRTYPNMVSREAARGQEYNAWSEGNPPNHLSIIPFTRLLSGPMDFTPGIFDVEVKQGYPGKRIQGTVGQQLALYVTIYSPIQMLADLPENYEGKPALQFLKDVPTDWEDTKILEGKIGEYITTARKDRNSADWYLGTLTNENPRNVNVSLSFLDPNATYEAQIYVDAEGTDQKHNSEAVAISKKTVKSTDSLKLNLGGAGGGAVRFKKL; encoded by the coding sequence ATGAAAAACTATCTAATTCTCCCAGCCGTACTGTTTTCAATTGCAGTTGGATACTGTCAGAAAACTAAAAACGCCTACGAACTCGCATCGCCAAACGGACAAAATAAAATCAAATTTGAGTTGGTTAAAAACGCTCCAAAATACGCTGTTTCTCACGGAAAAACCGAAGTGATTTCTCCGTCAGAAATGGGATTTGTATTAAAAGGAAACGAAGACTTAAGCACCAACTTCGAAATCAAAGGAGCAAAAACTTCTACGTTTGATGAAACTTGGGTACAAGTTTGGGGAGAAAAGAAAAATATCAGAAATCATTACAATCAATTAGTAGTCGATTTACAGCAAAAAACAGGAAACAAAAGAAAATTGCAAATTCAGTTTCGTGCTTTTGACGACGGAGTGGCTTTTAGATATGTGTATCCAAAACAAAATGTAAAAGACAGTATTTTCATTATGGATGAAAAAACGACTTTCAACTTAAAAGAAGATGGAAAAGCGTGGTGGATTCCAGCAAACCGAGAAAACCGTGACGAATATTTGTTTAAAGATGCTCCAGTAAGTACGCTTGATACCGTTTTAACTCCCTTAACTATCGAAAGCAAAAGCGGATTGGCTTTAAGTTTCCACGAAGCAAACTTGTACGATTTTGCCAGTATGACTTTGGTCAACACAAAAGGAACAGAATTAAAATCAGATTTAGTGCCTTGGGCTGACGGAGTAAAAGTTCGCGTGAAAGATTCGTTTACTTCTTCTTGGAGAACGATTCAAATCGGAGAAAATCCAGGAGAATTAATTACTTCTTATTTGGTTTTAAACTTGAACGAACCAAACAAATTAAAGAATACAAACAGCTATTTCAAACCCTACAAATATTTAGGAATTTGGTGGGGAATGCACATTGGTAAATATACTTTCTGGGAAAGCGACAAACAAGGTGCAACTACAAAACATGCTGAAGAATATATCGATTTTACAGCAAAAGAAGGTTTTCACCATTTATTGATCGAAGGATGGAATAAAGGTTGGACACCAGGTTGGTACGAAAACCGTATGCACATGTTCAGCTTCACGAAAAGCGCTGACAATTTCGACTTAGAAAAAGTAGTGGAATACGGCAAGAAAAAGAACATCGAATTAATTGGATATCACGAAACAGGTTCCAACTTAATTAACTACTTAAAAGAAGTTGACGAAGGTTTTGCTTTATACAAAAAGCTAGGAATCCATACCGTAAAAATCGGTCACGTAGGTTCTAAATTAAACATGAAACAAATGCACTTTGGACAATTTGGAGTGAATTATTTCAGATACATTTTAGAAAAAACGGCACAATACGATTTAGCAGTTTTATACCACGAATCTATTAAAGATACAGGCGAAAGAAGAACCTATCCAAACATGGTTTCGAGAGAAGCAGCTCGCGGACAAGAGTATAACGCTTGGAGCGAAGGAAATCCGCCAAACCACTTGAGTATTATTCCATTTACAAGATTACTTTCAGGTCCAATGGATTTCACACCAGGAATTTTCGATGTTGAGGTTAAACAAGGTTACCCAGGAAAAAGAATTCAAGGAACAGTGGGGCAGCAGTTGGCATTGTATGTTACGATTTACTCTCCAATTCAAATGTTGGCCGATCTTCCTGAAAACTACGAAGGAAAACCAGCTTTACAATTCTTAAAAGACGTTCCGACCGATTGGGAAGACACAAAAATCTTAGAAGGAAAAATTGGCGAATACATCACAACAGCAAGAAAAGACAGAAACAGCGCCGATTGGTATTTAGGAACTTTGACAAACGAAAATCCTAGAAATGTAAATGTTTCATTGTCATTCTTAGATCCAAACGCAACTTACGAAGCGCAGATTTATGTGGATGCCGAAGGAACAGATCAAAAACACAATTCAGAAGCAGTGGCCATTTCTAAGAAAACAGTAAAATCTACAGATTCTCTAAAATTGAATTTAGGTGGAGCTGGCGGTGGAGCAGTGAGATTCAAGAAATTATAA
- a CDS encoding GH39 family glycosyl hydrolase, producing the protein MKKLLLLAVLFSSIHSFAQNENRTIKVDFNKTAGKLNTMFKECIGAGRANEGLRADWQQQLALVKKECDFKYIRFHGLLTDDMAVYREDEKGNPEYNYQYVDVLFDFIVSLKMKPFVELGFMPNALASGKETIFWWKGNVTPPKDYKKWEDLIRNLTAHFKERYGDEEVKTWYFEVWNEPNLTPGFWTGTQEEYYKLYDYAARGIKAVNPAYKVGGPATAGAAWVPETIAFCTKNNLPIDFISTHAYGVKHGYLDEFGTSGTILSKDEFSVSGEVINSRKQIAESAKPNLELHYTEWSSSYTPADPIHDSYHSAAYILQKLKQVGNAANSMSYWVFTDIFEEPGPRFTPFHGGFGLLNTQGIKKPAYFSYYLLNKLGETELQNSDKTSWTSKNAKGDVQVLLWDFMNTHPGDKELNQTYYIKDLPSKEKGKVKIEVDGMKKGKYLLEIYKVGYKVNDVYADYLAMNKPSQLTREQVNKLKEKNNGAPISTEKITINAKGTFSREFKINENDVVMLNLIKQ; encoded by the coding sequence ATGAAAAAACTTTTACTACTAGCAGTTTTATTTAGTTCAATCCATTCGTTTGCACAAAATGAAAACCGAACGATAAAAGTCGATTTCAATAAAACGGCTGGCAAACTAAACACCATGTTCAAAGAATGCATTGGTGCAGGAAGAGCAAATGAAGGACTTCGTGCCGATTGGCAGCAGCAGTTGGCATTAGTAAAAAAAGAATGCGATTTTAAATACATTCGTTTTCATGGTTTATTGACAGATGATATGGCAGTTTACCGCGAAGACGAAAAAGGAAATCCAGAATACAATTACCAATACGTTGACGTTTTGTTTGATTTTATTGTAAGTCTGAAAATGAAACCTTTTGTTGAATTAGGTTTTATGCCGAATGCTTTGGCAAGCGGAAAAGAAACTATTTTTTGGTGGAAAGGAAATGTAACGCCTCCAAAAGATTATAAAAAATGGGAAGATTTAATCCGTAATCTGACAGCTCATTTCAAAGAACGCTATGGAGACGAAGAAGTTAAAACATGGTATTTTGAAGTGTGGAACGAGCCAAACTTAACGCCAGGATTTTGGACAGGAACTCAAGAAGAATATTATAAATTATACGATTATGCAGCTCGCGGTATAAAAGCCGTAAACCCAGCTTATAAAGTCGGCGGACCAGCAACGGCTGGAGCGGCTTGGGTTCCAGAAACAATTGCTTTTTGCACTAAAAATAATCTTCCGATCGATTTTATTTCGACACATGCTTACGGAGTAAAACATGGCTATTTGGACGAATTTGGAACTTCGGGAACGATATTGAGCAAAGATGAATTTAGTGTAAGCGGAGAAGTGATCAATTCACGCAAACAGATTGCAGAATCGGCAAAGCCAAATCTGGAACTGCATTATACAGAATGGAGTTCTTCATACACGCCAGCAGATCCCATTCATGACAGTTATCATTCGGCGGCGTATATTTTGCAGAAATTAAAACAAGTTGGGAACGCTGCAAACTCAATGTCGTATTGGGTTTTTACTGATATATTTGAAGAACCGGGGCCAAGATTTACGCCTTTTCACGGTGGTTTCGGATTATTGAATACGCAGGGAATTAAAAAACCAGCCTATTTCTCTTATTATTTACTGAATAAATTGGGAGAAACAGAACTTCAAAATTCTGATAAAACGTCTTGGACTTCAAAAAATGCTAAAGGCGATGTTCAGGTTTTATTGTGGGATTTTATGAATACACATCCGGGCGATAAAGAACTGAATCAGACGTATTACATTAAAGATCTTCCATCAAAAGAAAAAGGAAAAGTCAAAATTGAAGTCGACGGAATGAAGAAAGGAAAGTATTTATTGGAAATCTACAAAGTTGGTTATAAAGTAAACGATGTTTACGCGGATTATTTAGCGATGAACAAACCGAGTCAGCTAACTCGTGAACAGGTAAATAAATTAAAAGAGAAAAACAACGGAGCGCCAATTTCGACAGAAAAAATTACAATTAATGCAAAAGGAACTTTTAGCAGAGAATTCAAAATCAATGAAAATGATGTTGTAATGCTGAATTTGATTAAACAATAA
- a CDS encoding glycoside hydrolase family 3 C-terminal domain-containing protein, with protein MKNKMIYLSAALVFAFFASCKNDVKTTVSNSVQTEEYVGKEIGTEHDAEIDKLISQMTLEEKVGMLHGNSMFANSGVKRLGIPELKMADGPLGVREEISRDNWAPAGWTNDFATYYPAGGALAATWNAEMAHTFGTSLGEELRARDKDMLLSPAINMVRTPLGGRTYEYMSEDPFLNKKIAVPLVVGLQEKDVMACVKHYAANNQETNRDFVDVQIDERTLREIYLPAFEATVKEAKAYSIMGAYNKFRGEYLCENDYMLNKILRDEWGFKGIVVSDWAAVHSTAKTLKNGLDIEMGTPKPFNEFFLADKLIAAVKSGEVSEKEIDLHIKRILRVLFQVKAMGGGERAKGSIATEAHYQDAYKIAAEAIVLLKNENNALPLKLDGVKSIAVIGNNATKKNALGGFGAGVKTKREVTPLEGLKNRLPSSIKINYAEGYLERYDKRNRGNLGNITANGPVTIDQLDPAKVKEAVEAAKNSDVAIIFAGSNRDYETEASDRRDLHLPFGQEELIKQVLAVNPKTIVVMVAGAPFDINEISQKSSALVWSWFNGSEGGNALADVILGKVNPSGKLPWTMPKQLKDSPAHATNSFPGDKAVNYAEGILIGYRWFDTKNVAPLYPFGYGLSYTTFALENAKANQDSFAQNEVIEVSVDVKNTGKVDGKEVVQLYTSKPDSKITRAAQELKGFKKVDVKSGSSETVTIKVPVKELAYYDVAAKKWTVEPGKYTIKIGTSSRDIKKEISVTIK; from the coding sequence ATGAAAAACAAAATGATATACCTTTCGGCCGCTTTGGTTTTTGCATTTTTTGCTTCTTGTAAAAATGATGTGAAGACCACAGTTTCAAATTCGGTGCAGACCGAAGAATACGTTGGAAAAGAAATAGGAACAGAACATGATGCCGAAATCGACAAACTCATTTCGCAAATGACATTAGAAGAAAAAGTCGGAATGCTTCATGGTAACAGTATGTTTGCCAATTCAGGCGTAAAACGTTTAGGAATTCCAGAATTAAAAATGGCCGATGGTCCGTTAGGAGTTCGTGAAGAAATTTCGCGTGACAATTGGGCGCCAGCAGGATGGACAAACGATTTTGCAACGTATTATCCAGCGGGAGGTGCGTTGGCAGCAACGTGGAATGCTGAAATGGCACACACTTTCGGAACTAGTTTAGGAGAAGAATTGCGTGCAAGAGATAAAGACATGTTACTTTCACCAGCGATCAATATGGTAAGAACACCGCTTGGAGGAAGAACGTACGAATACATGTCAGAAGATCCATTTTTGAATAAAAAAATCGCAGTGCCATTGGTTGTTGGTTTACAGGAAAAAGATGTAATGGCGTGCGTGAAACATTATGCGGCAAACAATCAGGAAACCAATCGTGATTTTGTAGATGTGCAGATTGACGAGCGTACACTTCGCGAAATTTATCTTCCAGCTTTTGAAGCTACTGTAAAAGAAGCAAAAGCATACAGCATCATGGGAGCGTATAATAAATTTAGAGGTGAATATCTATGTGAAAACGATTATATGCTGAATAAAATTCTTCGTGACGAATGGGGATTTAAAGGTATTGTCGTTTCAGATTGGGCTGCGGTACATTCTACAGCAAAAACTTTGAAAAATGGTTTAGATATTGAAATGGGAACTCCAAAACCTTTCAACGAATTTTTCTTAGCAGATAAATTAATTGCAGCAGTAAAATCGGGTGAAGTTTCAGAAAAAGAAATTGATCTTCACATAAAACGTATTTTAAGAGTTTTATTCCAAGTAAAAGCAATGGGCGGAGGCGAGCGCGCTAAAGGAAGCATCGCAACAGAAGCACATTACCAAGATGCATACAAAATTGCAGCTGAAGCAATTGTATTGTTGAAAAATGAAAACAATGCATTGCCATTAAAATTAGACGGAGTAAAATCTATTGCGGTAATCGGAAACAACGCAACCAAGAAAAATGCTTTGGGCGGATTTGGAGCAGGAGTAAAAACAAAAAGAGAAGTTACGCCTCTTGAAGGGCTTAAAAACAGACTTCCTTCTTCAATCAAAATCAATTATGCAGAAGGATATCTAGAGCGTTATGACAAAAGGAATAGAGGAAATTTAGGAAATATTACGGCAAACGGTCCAGTTACAATCGATCAGTTGGATCCTGCAAAAGTAAAAGAAGCAGTTGAAGCAGCTAAGAATTCAGACGTAGCCATCATTTTTGCAGGTTCAAACCGTGATTACGAAACTGAAGCTTCTGATAGAAGAGATTTACATTTGCCTTTCGGACAAGAAGAATTAATCAAACAAGTTCTCGCGGTTAATCCAAAAACGATTGTAGTGATGGTGGCTGGCGCTCCATTTGATATTAATGAAATAAGCCAAAAGTCTTCAGCTTTAGTTTGGAGCTGGTTTAACGGTTCTGAAGGAGGAAATGCTTTGGCAGATGTGATTTTAGGAAAAGTAAATCCGTCAGGAAAATTGCCTTGGACAATGCCAAAACAGCTTAAAGATTCTCCTGCACACGCTACAAACAGTTTCCCTGGAGACAAAGCAGTAAATTATGCAGAAGGAATCTTAATCGGATACCGTTGGTTTGATACTAAAAATGTTGCGCCGTTATATCCTTTTGGTTACGGATTATCATATACGACTTTTGCTTTAGAAAATGCAAAAGCCAACCAAGATTCATTTGCTCAAAATGAGGTAATCGAAGTTTCGGTTGACGTTAAAAACACAGGAAAAGTTGATGGAAAAGAAGTGGTTCAGTTATATACTTCAAAACCGGATTCTAAAATTACTCGTGCTGCTCAAGAATTAAAAGGATTCAAAAAAGTGGATGTAAAATCTGGAAGTTCAGAAACAGTAACGATTAAAGTTCCTGTAAAAGAACTAGCATATTATGATGTTGCTGCTAAAAAATGGACAGTCGAGCCAGGAAAATATACTATTAAAATAGGAACTTCTTCAAGAGACATCAAAAAAGAAATTTCAGTAACAATTAAGTAG
- a CDS encoding cellulase family glycosylhydrolase, with protein MKKTIKDYLLSFILCFAFLGVLACSSDKDNTPVSIKMLSVNKDKVDFDSKKNTIEVTVNSNGVVWTLTNPVTWIKVNQTSGPSGSTVVKITALENTTSSVRNVVITLSGSEVPSATISVSQAAAVATSLYPNYNTNPIAADASGMSSSAVELAAKIKLGWNIGNTLEATGGETAWGNPKVTKALIDAVKANGFNAIRIPCSWNQNLENAATAKIKTDWLNRVKEVVQYCVDNDMYVVVNIHWDGGWLENNINEAKKVENNAKQKAFWEQIATHLRGFDEHLLFASVNEPAVEDATQMAVLMSYHQTFIDAVRSTGGKNANRVLVVQGPTTDIEKTNKLMTTLPTDKTANKMMVEVHYYSPWNFAGLTKDETWGKMFYYWGSGFHSTTDTERNANWGEEADLEKNFKLMKTQFVDKGIPVLLGEFGAIRRTTLTGDALTLHLNSRAYYLKTVVKTAKANGLLPFYWDEGSLGNNGFGIINRTNNTVFDTQALNALIDGLK; from the coding sequence ATGAAAAAAACAATCAAAGATTATCTCCTGAGTTTTATATTATGCTTTGCTTTTTTAGGCGTTTTAGCTTGCAGTTCAGATAAGGACAATACGCCAGTAAGTATAAAAATGCTGAGTGTCAACAAAGATAAAGTCGATTTTGACAGTAAAAAAAATACAATTGAAGTAACTGTTAATTCTAATGGAGTTGTTTGGACTTTGACTAATCCTGTTACTTGGATAAAAGTAAATCAGACTTCTGGACCTTCTGGAAGTACAGTTGTAAAAATAACGGCCTTAGAAAACACAACGAGTTCAGTACGAAATGTGGTGATTACACTATCAGGCAGCGAAGTTCCTTCTGCAACAATTTCAGTTTCTCAGGCTGCGGCTGTAGCGACAAGTTTATATCCGAATTATAATACTAATCCAATTGCAGCAGATGCTTCTGGAATGTCAAGTTCGGCAGTTGAATTGGCAGCAAAAATCAAATTAGGATGGAATATCGGAAATACTTTGGAAGCAACCGGAGGAGAAACCGCTTGGGGAAATCCAAAAGTGACCAAAGCATTAATCGATGCTGTAAAAGCAAACGGATTTAATGCCATTAGAATTCCATGTTCTTGGAATCAGAATTTAGAAAATGCAGCAACAGCAAAAATCAAAACTGATTGGTTAAATCGTGTGAAAGAAGTGGTACAATATTGTGTAGATAACGATATGTACGTTGTAGTAAACATTCACTGGGACGGCGGATGGCTGGAAAACAATATCAATGAAGCCAAAAAAGTAGAAAATAATGCCAAACAAAAAGCTTTTTGGGAACAAATCGCCACGCATTTACGCGGATTCGACGAACATTTGCTTTTTGCGAGTGTCAACGAACCAGCGGTTGAAGATGCAACGCAAATGGCAGTTTTAATGTCTTATCATCAAACTTTTATTGATGCCGTTCGTTCAACAGGAGGAAAAAATGCTAATCGAGTGTTAGTTGTTCAAGGTCCAACGACAGATATTGAAAAAACAAACAAATTAATGACTACATTGCCAACAGATAAGACGGCAAATAAAATGATGGTCGAAGTGCATTATTATTCTCCGTGGAATTTTGCTGGATTAACCAAAGACGAAACTTGGGGTAAAATGTTCTATTATTGGGGTTCAGGATTTCATTCTACAACCGATACCGAACGAAATGCAAATTGGGGCGAAGAAGCCGATTTAGAAAAGAATTTCAAATTGATGAAAACGCAGTTTGTCGATAAAGGAATTCCTGTTTTGTTAGGAGAATTTGGAGCAATCCGAAGAACCACTTTAACGGGAGACGCGCTGACTTTGCATTTAAATTCTAGAGCCTATTATTTAAAAACAGTGGTAAAAACTGCAAAAGCAAACGGTTTATTGCCGTTTTATTGGGACGAAGGAAGCTTAGGAAATAACGGTTTCGGAATCATAAACAGAACCAACAATACCGTCTTCGACACACAAGCTTTAAACGCATTAATCGACGGATTAAAGTAA